AGTTATTTTCATAGACGACGTTTTAAGTGATAAATACCACGACTTTCCAGATACTGATTATTTATGAAAACAGAGAGAATATTAGTGAAAAACCATGCCATTAAGTAAGTAATTTTACAAAGACAATGCAAAAGACGTCTGACGTCAATAACCACTGGAACAAATAATGTCAGTGAGAACCAAAAGCCACTTTTGTCAGAGCGTAGAAGcagtttaaatttcaaatttatctaAATTTTCATTAAGCTTTTCTCGAATGCCGCCCTTGTGTAATCCTTCAGGTACATAGCAGACCCCTGTCGTATATTAATGTATGATAGGACAAGAAGCTGACCAAATTTTCAAGGAAGGAGTCGAAGttcatattaaataaataagcaATTCAGAGGAAACTGCGCTACTAATGACTAGGCGAAGGCAGGTGGCATAAGTTGCGCAATAAGAAATATTTAGATCGAATGGGAAAATGAATTTCAATTGGCttcccaaaactgaaggatCTCATCGACACCAGTGGCCAAATTATTTTGATTAATAATTTACTTATTTACCAAACAAGTTCAAGTCATAACGGAATAGGTCATAACGAATTCATTATATCCATAAACCATCCGTAATCAGTTTCGTGCTGATATTCTTTAAGCAAAGATGTATATCTAGTACGTCTCGGTTGGCCATTAAAGATAATTTTAGTTGAAAAACCATCAACGATAACTGCATCAATTGTGATATCATATGAAACAGGCTGAGGATAATGTTCTCCCGAGTAAAAGAGTTATAAGATTCACCCCGTATTTATAAAGGGAGAAATTCAGCTCCTAAGCTGgctttcagataacgcaggcATATTCAAGCCAATACAAGGACTTAGTGACCCCAATGTTTTTGAACTCGTTTGCTCGTCTTTTGATGGAACGAAGTTGTTTAACATATTTGCCGTAGACAAAATCCTATCATATTGCATATTAAAGCGTGTTCTGCTCCACAACTATACCAATGTCAATAGCATGATCAACTCTGTTCGGCTTGACGTTATCGACAGAGTAGGGATGAGTTGTAGGTGTATTTTTCCCAGAGAAAATCAACGTATTGCATTTCCTGGCATTCACTTGGAGTTTATTATGGATACACTAACGCTGTGCAGTTTGAATTGAAGGAAATCTGCATCGGATAGACTGTCGCAAAGTAATATCAACCCAGTGCGTTAATAGCGCAATACGAGGATGAAATCGAAAATGAccgaaattttgttaaaaaaaataattattatctTTCTTACAAAATTCCTTTCGACATCTTCAAACTGCTGTCCATTAGATGTGATGAACTTTTCATATCATGTTCCTACTGTTGGAAATACCTCTGGAACTCATATACTTTCACATCAGCCAGTCCTCATTGCGAAGCTGTTTTAACTGATCTTTATTCTCGAAAACATGAAAAGTCACACGACGCTAGGTCTGACGAATACGAAGAATGGGAAATAGCAGACCACTCCTGCACAGTTCTATGAACgtcaagaaaaaacaaaaaccatcgTCTTTGAATTCCACctcaattattttactttttgggtCAGAAGGAGTTGGGAATCTTCCCCTGGCTTTCAGAGTCATACTCGTAACACTAGTTCTGATTACCTGTCAATACAATAATAATGAAAGATCCGTTCTCGATACCTCTTATTGAACATATTCTCGATAAACTGCGAAAGTTCCTAAGATTGACGGATAATTCCCGAAATTAACGGATGAGTATTCGCTACTTACCGAGGCATTAAGCGTTTCCAGAATAGATTTGACGATTAACAAATACACACTGAAGAGACTACAGCAAAAGGGGTAGCACAATCAGAGGACAATCAGATGTATTATGTCTATTTAATAAGCAAATAGACAGGGACAAGCGAAGAAAAACTAAATAGTTATTAGCTGAAGATGTTAATGATAATTACATCCTTCGAAAAATTCTGCGTTTATCTTCTGAGAATTCAGTTTAAAATAGGGGCAGACTATTCACTCTTCGAAAAATTATGGATTAAAGTGACGTATCATCGGAAACAGCAGAATATAAAAAGCCATTAGAAATTATTACTGACTGCACTCTGCGTTTACACAGAAAAAGTTTAAACGCCACCTTTTGATAACGACAAGCCGTATAGAAAATCACTATTTCACCACTGACCAAATTCAGCTTAGGGGACGTGAGAAAACGTACCATCAATTCCCCTTTTTACCGAAGCATCGGAACAACGCTACTTGAGCTAGTAACAGTTGCACTCAAGCGAAATAAAATACATCAGTTGACTGCCAAAATAATATGCCCAGTTGACGCTTCGAAAATCTCAATTCTTACTTGCGTCTAAAACATAAATTCCCCATGTATGACGTTTGCTGGATATTTTCCTACTCCTTCAATTGCTACCGAATTTTCAATGTTTAATGAAAGTGTAATGAAAattcacggattgatttggagaccacaaccaaaaccccgccatgactggcacagcggtattgagtgcaggctcaacattcatactcgtggatgcgaggcctatctaatacATTGTCGCCCGAATTATTCAGCGCAACACCACGCTTGAAcgcacaaggagctctgcccgcgatatgggcacaaccaccatgaaactccaataaaggggccaaccacaaataacagAGCTGAGagcataggggggggggggggggggggaattctCCTAGAACATATACTCTCAGAAGGCCATCTCGGTCTATCCTAAGGTATCAGATAGCCTCCAGTGAGACTTCGTGGtaagaaccacttcagatgagccccttGCAGACTGAGCTCTggtcaccctcctcgagtatgtgGCGACGACACTCCTCAACGGATTGACTAGAATCAACTCGGTACGGAGAACCACAACGCTCTGCGTTCAACGAAAATGCAATAAAAGTTTTGGAAGCATCTTCTCATGACACACCTCCATTATATGTAATCCCACTcaattttcattaagaaattcCACACATGCACATGCGGATCGTAAATACAATTTCCGAAAAAACATGTCAATGTTCCAAGGAGTGTAGAAATAAATCTAAAGTTATTCATTGTTTCTATATTCTCTCAGCTGATCCGGAACCCAGACCCAACATTGTTAGTACCAAAATAAAACCCTGTTATGAAAATCCCAAAAATTAAATATGACAGCTTTTTGGAAAGGGTACTTCCGATTGGTATAACTGTATGCAGGTAAGTAGGATTTCCTAATCTTCCAACCATTAATCGTGGCGCTGTGACTGACAAGAAAGATTGACGTATCTTTATCAACAATTcaggaaattaaaataattcgGCAAAACCAAATTGGAATCGATTTTAACTACGCTTTATTTTAAACCAAATATAGCACTTAATACAACAGTTTAGACGTAATTTCAGATATGAGCCTTTCCTTCCTCTAGAAGCGTATCAACCGTTACCGTTCTTTCAAAGCGCACCAATAGGTACTTTCCTGAAACCCTCTGTTAATTTTCAATAAGTTATGTATGTGATAACATATTAAAAAAGTGATAACTTTGTTTTCAGCATACTCTAGATTTTCTTTTAATAGGGTCATCAGTCTGGAAAGAAAAATCCAATATAACGACAAAATACATATTTACTATTAACTGCTCAATATAATTATCAATCTCCGGTCTTCCAACAAGCAATCACCGTAAACTCAATTGTTAATTTTGCAAAAACAATGGTATCAGATTGCCAAGGCCGATTATCATGTTTACCCCAGGGGATTCCTCATATCATTTCCGAATTCTGGTAACCAACCTTATCAGTTAGAAATCAACGCTGAATTATCTCTATAAAAGCCCTGCATGTTTCGTAACTATCATCAGTTACCAATAACACTTTGAAGTATTTACATATCTTTGATAATTACCAGTGATCTTTCTTTTGATACAATATGAATTTTAAAGTAATTTTCGTTGTCATTGCAATTGTCATGGTTGCATTGTGTGGTCAAACCGAAGCCCGGTGGTACAAAAAGATTTTCAAGCCAGTGGTATGTATTTTTGACTAAAACCTATTAGTAGTAAGGTTATAgtattatttttgaatattctAGGAAAAAGCTGTCCAAAGAGTTCGAGATGGAACACTTCAAGCACTCGGAGTTGCACAACAAGCTGCCAATGTTTATGCTACCGCTCAAGGAGCACAACAGCAAAGACATGCTTAGTTAGATAAGGATAGAAAAATGTATACAATAAAGTCGAATTGTTATTCGTTATAAGAAGAAtcccaaaaataaatataaagaatATCGATTAATATTCAagacatttttttaataatttacaaACCGATACCACCCCACACTCTACCAAGTGCTTCCGACATTGAATCCTAGAATTTTGAATACTTATATAGGCGAATGTTCAAAACTTTTCTGAAAATACATTATCATCAACACTTTTATAGAGAACGCTGCCGTTCTTTACCTCTACCCGAAAAAGGAAACGGAAATGAAAGAACTACAAAAT
The window above is part of the Hermetia illucens chromosome 3, iHerIll2.2.curated.20191125, whole genome shotgun sequence genome. Proteins encoded here:
- the LOC119653270 gene encoding cecropin-1-like is translated as MNFKVIFVVIAIVMVALCGQTEARWYKKIFKPVEKAVQRVRDGTLQALGVAQQAANVYATAQGAQQQRHA